The following DNA comes from Miscanthus floridulus cultivar M001 chromosome 5, ASM1932011v1, whole genome shotgun sequence.
TGGTCCTCTTCGCCCCATTGTTCAATGCCAGACTCTCAAGTACAACATGAAGTCAAGGGCTGGGAGAGGCTTTACCCTTGAGGAGCTGAAGGTGATGCATTGCTTTGTTATTGTCCTTCCATTTGTGTTACTCTTGAACCATGTTCCTTTTTCAAATGTCCTAGTTTGTTCCATTGTTCTGATATCAAAATAATTGCTGCCAATTTGTATGTCACATGCTATTTTTGTGTGAACTGCTGTTCTATACAGGGTGATATGTTGTCTTTTGCATGACATCAATTCATTGAATGTTTTCAAAATGCTATTCTATGGTGTTTAGATTTTGTTTCAGATGTGGCTTGGTTGGCATAAGTTATTCATTTATCCTTGTGGAATTACCTTCTGATGAGTCACTATTCTCATCGATGTTTTGTGTTATATCTTGATGCTAAAAGTTATTATGTTGATCGCAGGCTGCAGGCATTCCAAAGAAGCTTGCTCCAACCATTGGCATTTCTGTGGATCACCGCCGCAAGAACAAATCCCTCGAGGGACTGCAGGCCAATGTCCAGAGGCTCAAGACATACAAGGCCAAGCTGGTTATCTTCCCAAGGCGTGCTCCCAAGGTCAAGGTATGGGTAGTGATCTTTTCCTGAACTAGGTATCTCTTGAAGGCATTCTCCTGGCTGCTTTGATTTCTAATCCCTTATAACCTACTTTTGTTGCAGGCCGGTGACTCTACTCCGGAGGAGCTTGCCACCGCTACCCAGGTCCAGGGTGACTACATGCCAATTACTCGTGGTGAGAAGCGCTCAGTTGAGGTTGTGAAGGTTACAGATGAGATGAAGGTGTTTGCGGCCTATGGCAAGCTCCGCCTTGAGCGGATGAACAAGAAACACCTCGGTGCCCGCCAGAAGAAGGCAGCTGAGGCGGAGAAGGAAGACAAGAAGTGAAGCGGCCGAACATAGTATTTGTTCTATTCTGTCATTAGTGGATGCTACTACCATCAAGTGCTTGTTCTAAGTTTTTGTTGGGTGCTGGAAATAGAGACAAGACAAACATTTTGGTGTCCTACTGTTTGATACGTTGTACTTGTTTGCGAACTCAGCTATCTAATGGGTTATTGAATTCTTGCCCACTTGCACGATTATGCCTGCTTAATTTTTTATGAGATTCCTTGAAATTCATATAGGCACAGCTGAAGTGTGCCTATCTGAAATGTGACTTGTGCGGCCTCAGTCCATTTTTAATCTGGGAATGGTTAGTTGGTTACTCAACAGTTAGGTTACTGGCAGGTCGGCCTCTAACAGCAGAGGGGTCAACTGCAGAGGATCTCGTTTGGTTAATTTTAGTTGTATTTAAGTTACAATGTGTCATCTAAGGTCAAATGAAATCTACTTCTGTTGGAGTGTTGCTACATGGTTCATGGTTGATATAACATGATTTGGTGATGTACTGATCCCCGATGGCATGGCATATGGATTTGCTCGCCGTTGCTATCTTTGCATGCTCAAAGAGCAACTCCAAGTGTTTTCTATAATCAACTTCGATTTAACAAAAAATTGCTCTTCAATAGTTTACTAGCTTTCTAGACGATTTTGCATCGGGTCGATCTCCCGAGAAAAATGCCGGATGGAGAGCAGATACGGAGTTCCTGTATTTTTAAGTAGTTTTTTAGGGATACTTTTCAGGAACTGTTGAAAGGATCTCTTTGTTTACAAAATTTTTTTCCAAATTGGGAGTTCATTTGGGAAATTTCTGGAGTTGCTCTAATAACCGATGTAAGTTTTGCTAATTTTGTTCGTCTGCTTCTGCCGGCATGCTACGATGCTCATTATCTTCTTTTTTTCGCAGACCATGATTCCATGAACCTCGAGAAATTCAGAGAACTAGTGCCTTGGTAGCATGTGGCAGCGGTCTGGTAGAGATGCAAAGCGGCTTGTCCGCGAACCCGCAAATATTTTGCGTGTTCTGG
Coding sequences within:
- the LOC136453943 gene encoding large ribosomal subunit protein eL13y-like: MVKHNNVIPNGHFKKHWQNYVKTWFNQPARKQRRRIARQKKAVKIFPRPTAGPLRPIVQCQTLKYNMKSRAGRGFTLEELKAAGIPKKLAPTIGISVDHRRKNKSLEGLQANVQRLKTYKAKLVIFPRRAPKVKAGDSTPEELATATQVQGDYMPITRGEKRSVEVVKVTDEMKVFAAYGKLRLERMNKKHLGARQKKAAEAEKEDKK